A genome region from Drosophila simulans strain w501 chromosome 2R, Prin_Dsim_3.1, whole genome shotgun sequence includes the following:
- the LOC6736152 gene encoding sodium channel protein 60E isoform X4 — MSDDQATSNDEKAVAKHQVVAYTQRSQVKHENRHIQLVREYGFHPRTKASVEDGDVLPRKFEPFPEHMYGKPLEEIDTFIYEETFCVVSKRFRKNYIHRFTGTKSLFLFYPWSPARRVCVYIATNQFFDYCVMATILFNCIFLAMTETVEEAEYIFLAIYSIEMVIKIIAKGFLLNKYTYLRNPWNWLDFVVITSGYATIGMEVGNLAGLRTFRVLRALKTVSIMPGLKTIINALLHSFRQLAEVMTLTIFCLMVFALFALQVYMGELRNKCVRQVPTDWTNVSHTDWQIWVNDTDNWLYDEDELPVLCGNLTGARHCPFEYVCLCVGENPNHGYTNFDNFMWSMLTTFQLITLDYWENVYNMVLATCGPMSVSFFTVVVFFGSFYLINLMLAVVALCYEEEAEITNEERKKDLLDHRDDSTFSFDPSVLNVKKLNKNNKKKIDSRKGVLLASYSKKKTRRKKTKGGKEGGTNGNGNGSNGDDNKSHSATPSPGPSPRHSATERPSALTMQAQKQYQQMEQQHKLAKSGSGGSNTSMAPTPKGRISFQDTGVGVKNPNMLYPSDYKGQLIASSGQPSSNSSGVNRESSQDDSGVVDDHEEQDTTNDMGHVSTVELALSPREVRLIKCNGNIARIKNHNVYALHQEFSSEVVVIDDLPDRNCDRCVHWCTDYESWLQFQNCLYKVVRDPLFELAITLCIVLNTAFLAMEHHGMSESFRNALDVGNKVFTSIFTFECIVKLMALSKDFFLCGWNIFDLLIVTASLLDIIFELVDGLSVLRGLRLLRVLKLAQSWTTMKVLLSIIISTIGALGNLTLILVIVIYIFAVIGMQLFSKDYTPEKFDPDPVPRWNFNDFFHSFMMIFRILCGEWIEPLWDCMRAEEEQGASTCFAIFLPTLVMGNFMVLNLFLALLLNSFNSEELKSKKEEVGEESKLARSIERVRDLIRKKRQERKDRKERKFAEKFQQIVLDAQQAHAQTHSHQAAVGLERGDKPGVLAETKFHRLSYQESMNRPVSGSDFGFQIPLHDGLHTIVDGLEYDDTGDLPEQIQLQAHPLPPTSDSMPPTYESAMMATTGGSFSSVNGNGTCQNLTPFVHSERRLQHQISSGVSTQQNDSREEATYTESIELRLLGQYNSTDTDPYANDQRSGCGSFNRGDSLQDNSSRRYGSEEHDEAYLKYQKSLLTRSPSYRKSLDRLSQSSGQSQRSLLKSEEAEMRRHSSGQSLNSISIEQDELLSQQGNLREELLNCDQKELFQFLQEEEDLQKGTNRSRISNVMRSRRPSSQMGQPENESLVEHSEFDNIIQSFEKELEEIKRSTTSLERKLSNLSEPSPAADEATKAIMEHIAIITGASERSAADEVVLPLNPYDSYDLSSVPRRSQSVSAAAQRQSVKLKRRSLEKQRKIDEDFSISNEIRKICDQIHAPFVAMEAMAVAATSASQAQPNQSPFLRRKVDPFTVQFDRFKRLSLIERVEEVPEEEKPISTLRIESEKMPRKFLHGPDQLRLDSLSLKSTNSYENLLIQKQKLGMATPPAVPATPPTSLKSSIEPPTLAQISSLKTTPPLAALTEHQQHFHATSIQAAPTHAHAHAHSQAHAHSMAGQRRRMEHPQSTLDKAASFQSARTESHSSGAADTSSALALAMAHKTEQSQSTAPDATQKPSAFTRLTEKPWHCLVSYVDDLTVGGRRNSQGAYNDPMTFPSYGATKAAKVPDDCFPQKCYDHFYFRCPWFMSCMDTQSAKHWTRVRTAVLTVVDTPAFEWFVLVLIFASSITLCFEDINLDKNKTLKRVLYWINFSFCLIFVVEMILKWLALGFSKYFTSFWTILDFIIVFVSVFSLLIEENENLKVLRSLRTLRALRPLRAISRWQGMRIVVNALMYAIPSIFNVLLVCLVFWLIFSIMGVQFFGGKFFKCVNEMGELLPITEVNDKWDCIEQNYTWINSKITFDHVGMGYLALLQVATFEGWMEVMADAVDARGVDLQPQREANLYAYIYFVIFIVCGSFFTLNLFIGVIIDNFNMLKKKYEGGVLEMFLTESQKHYYTAMKKLGRKKPQKVIKRPINHFLAMFYDLSNSRRFEIAIFVLIFLNMLTMGIEHYDQPHAVFFILEVSNAFFTTVFGLEAIVKIVGLRYHYFTVPWNVFDFLLVLASIFGILMEDIMIDLPISPTLLRVVRVFRIGRILRLIKAAKGIRKLLFALVVSLPALFNIGALLGLITFIYAILGMSLFGNVKLQGALDDMVNFQTFGRSMQLLFRLMTSAGWNDVLESLMIQPPDCDPFIHGHTNGNCGHPLLAITYFTSFIIISYMIVINMYIAIILENFNQAHQEEEIGIVEDDLEMFYIRWSKYDPHATQFIHFSQLSDFIASLDPPLGISKPNNVALVSFNLPISRGNKIHCLDILHALVKHVLGHVEETDNFKQLQEQMDVKFKKQFPTRKELEIVSSTRIWKRQEKAAKTIQTGWKEYLRRKREKERSNSGDSATQTSSPGGWQSKLSALNFFHLQVSRRGTACSSRASSRKSSRASDASDLSELAGPWLNLPLMLVSGADEVVKDIKQQNDELGKRKSSCISLNYESLLADMVTAVLRSGSQPSGLNYLAAMNNTTNTTSNSASTSGTASSTATAPATGCGPAATSASDSDRHQAVGGGSAPSRKRASSFIRKKPPLERGLSAQSALRVNKNAFVSEAPAPEVIVTRPSPEQQTHPHSLSLRPDNATLVHVLVHRESEEYKEEDESSPSSSGNGNGFGIGLDMLGKQPPPQIRITTGSVESSMDTCAMPTVQIMVDSPKDPPRGDFSSAAIDDVGAPIDVNVQGDTSQVFYDYNPEKATDDQGNGQDETAQFESLPDRQR, encoded by the exons ATGAGTGATGATCAAGCGACGTCCAACGATGAGAAAG CTGTCGCCAAGCACCAGGTTGTCGCGTACACGCAGAGGTCGCAGGTCAAGCACGAGAACCGGCACATCCAGCTGGTGCGGGAGTACGGCTTCCACCCGCGCACCAAGGCCTCCGTGGAGGACGGCGATGTGCTGCCCCGCAAGTTCGAGCCCTTTCCGGAGCACATGTACGGAAAGCCGCTGGAGGAGATTGACACCTTCATTTACGAGGAG aCCTTCTGTGTAGTATCCAAGCGGTTCCGGAAGAACTACATCCATCGCTTCACGGGCACAAAGAGCCTCTTCCTCTTCTACCCATGGAGCCCAGCAAGGCGCGTTTGCGTCTACATCGCCACCAACCAGTTCTTCGACTACTGCGTCATGGCCACCATTCTGTTCAACTGCATCTTCCTGGCCATGACGGAGACCGTGGAAGAGGCGGAGTACATCTTTCTGGCTATTTACTCTATCGAAATGGTCATCAAGATTATTGCCAAGGGCTTTCTGCTCAACAAGTACACGTATCTGCGAAACCCGTGGAATTGGCTGGACTTCGTGGTAATTACTAGTGGCTACGCCACCATCGGCATGGAGGTGGGCAACCTGGCGGGGCTGCGCACTTTTCGCGTGCTGCGCGCCCTCAAGACGGTGTCCATCATGCCCGGATTGAAGACGATCATCAACGCGTTGCTGCACTCCTTCCGCCAGCTGGCGGAGGTCATGACGCTGACCATCTTCTGCCTGATGGTCTTCGCGCTCTTTGCCCTCCAGGTATACATGGGCGAGCTGCGCAATAAGTGCGTGCGCCAGGTTCCCACCGACTGGACGAACGTGTCTCATACGGACTGGCAGAT CTGGGTCAACGACACCGACAACTGGCTATATGACGAGGATGAACTGCCCGTGCTGTGTGGTAACTTAACTGGAGCCCGACACTGCCCTTTCGAGTACGTGTGCCTCTGCGTAGGCGAGAATCCCAATCATGGCTACACCAACTTTGACAACTTTATGTGGTCCATGCTGACGACATTCCAGCTTATCACGCTCGACTACTGGGAGAATGTATATAACATG GTGCTGGCAACATGTGGTCCTATGAGCGTCTCCTTCTTTACCGTGGTGGTTTTCTTTGGTTCGTTTTATCTAATCAATCTGATGTTGGCTGTAGTGGCGTTATGTTACGAGGAGGAAGCAGAGATAACAAACGAG GAACGCAAGAAGGATCTCTTGGACCATCGGGATGACTCCACTTTTAGCTTCGATCCCTCGGTGCTCAACgtaaaaaaactaaacaaaaacaacaaaaaaaagatcGACTCACGGAAAGGAGTCCTCTTGGCATCGTACAGCAAGAAAAAAACTAGgcgaaaaaaaaccaaaggcGGAAAGGAAGGTGGCACCAACGGCAATGGGAACGGCAGCAACGGGGACGACAACAAATCCCATTCGGCCACCCCCAGCCCTGGACCAAGTCCCCGCCATAGCGCAACTGAACGCCCCTCGGCACTTACTATGCAAGCGCAAAAACAATACCAGcagatggagcagcagcacaagcTGGCCAAATCAGGTAGTGGCGGTAGCAACACTTCAATGGCCCCCACGCCCAAGGGGCGCATCAGCTTCCAGGACACCGGTGTGGGCGTAAAGAACCCTAATATGCTTTACCCCTCGGATTACAAAGGCCAGCTCATCGCCAGCAGCGGTCAGCCGAGCTCCAACTCAAGCGGCGTGAACCGCGAGTCCTCGCAGGACGACTCTGGAGTAGTGGACGATCACGAGGAACAAGATACGACGAACGATATGGGGCACGTGTCCACCGTTGAGCTGGCTCTCTCCCCACGCGAGGTACGCCTTATTAAATGCAATGGAAACATTGCCCGCATCAAGAACCACAATGTGTACGCCCTGCACCAGGAATTCTCTTCGGAGGTGGTGGTGATCG ATGACCTACCCGACCGAAACTGTGATCGCTGCGTTCATTGGTGCACCGACTATGAAAGCTGGCTACAATTTCAAAACTGCCTATACAAGGTAGTGAGGGATCCCCTTTTCGAGCTGGCCATCACACTTTGCATCGTGTTAAACACCGCCTTTTTGGCCATGGAACACCATGGGATGAGTGAGAGCTTCCGCAACGCCCTGGATGTGGGAAACAAA GTTTTTACGTCAATTTTCACGTTTGAGTGCATTGTCAAGCTAATGGCTCTGTCTAaagatttttttctttgcggATGGAACATTTTCGACCTTCTCATCGTTACTGCGAGCTTGCTTGATATAATATTTGAGTTGGTTGATGGCTTGAGTGTCTTGCGTGGCTTGCGTTTG cTAAGGGTATTAAAATTGGCTCAATCGTGGACTACAATGAAAGTGCTGCTTAGCATTATAATCTCGACGATCGGCGCTCTTGGCAATCTCACGCTCATTTTGGTCATAGTTATCTACATATTCGCTGTTATCGGCATGCAATTGTTCTCCAAAGACTATACGCCCGAGAAGTTTGATCCAGATCCAGTGCCAAG ATGGAATTTCAATGACTTCTTTCACTCATTTATGATGATCTTTCGCATTCTGTGCGGCGAATGGATCGAGCCTCTTTGGGATTGTATGCGAGCCGAAGAAGAG CAAGGAGCCTCCACCtgctttgccattttcctgcCGACCCTAGTGATGGGAAACTTCATGGTGCTTAACTTGTTCTTGGCCTTGTTGCTCAACAGTTTTAACTCCGAGGAGCTCAAGTCGAAAAAAGAG GAAGTGGGCGAGGAGTCCAAGTTGGCAAGGAGTATCGAACGAGTGCGCGACCTGATTCGCAAGAAGCGACAAGAGCGCAAGGATCGCAAGGAGCGAAAGTTTGCTGAGAAGTTCCAGCAGATCGTACTAGACGCCCAGCAGGCGCATGCTCAGACTCACTCCCATCAGGCTGCAGTTGGTCTGGAGAGAGGCGACAAGCCCGGTGTGCTGGCCGAAACCAAGTTTCATAGATTGAGCTATCAG GAATCTATGAATCGCCCAGTTTCTGGATCCGATTTTGGCTTCCAGATTCCCCTGCATGACGGGCTGCATACGATAGTCGATGGCCTTGAGTATGATGACACGGGAGACTTGCCAGAGCAGATCCAGCTACAGGCGCAtccactgccacccacttcaGACTCGATGCCACCTACGTATGAAAGTGCTATGATGGCCACCACTGGAGGCTCATTTTCCTCTGTCAATGGAAACGGGACCTGCCAAAATCTAACGCCGTTCGTCCATTCGGAGCGCCGGCTGCAGCACCAAATCTCTTCGGGAGTGAGCACCCAACAGAACGATTCACGCGAGGAGGCTACCTACACAGAATCAATCGAGCTGCGCCTGCTGGGCCAATACAACTCTACCGATACAGACCCGTACGCTAACGATCAAAGGAGCGGCTGTGGTTCCTTTAACCGAGGCGACTCACTGCAGGACAACTCATCGCGGCGCTATGGAAGCGAAGAGCACGACGAGGCCTATCTCAAGTATCAGAAGTCCCTGCTGACGCGATCACCTAGCTACCGAAAGTCACTGGATCGCTTATCCCAATCTAGTGGGCAGTCTCAGCGCTCATTGCTCAAGTCAGAAGAGGCTGAGATGCGGCGACATTCGAGCGGCCAGTCCCTCAACTCCATATCTATTGAACAGGATGAACTGCTGTCTCAGCAGGGCAATTTGCGAGAGGAACTGCTCAACTGCGACCAAAAGGAACTATTTCAGTTCCTGCAGGAGGAAGAGGATCTGCAAAAAGGGACCAACCGGAGCCGTATCTCAAATGTCATGAGATCCCGACGACCGTCTAGTCAGATGGGACAGCCTGAGAACGAATCATTGGTGGAACACTCAGAGTTTGACAATATAATTCAGAGTTTTGAGAAAGAACTAGAAGAGATCAAGCGGTCCACCACATCGTTAGAGCGCAAACTTTCCAACCTTTCAGAGCCCTCTCCGGCGGCCGATGAAGCCACTAAAGCCATTATGGAGCACATTGCTATCATTACAGGAGCCTCCGAGCGCTCGGCCGCCGACGAGGTAGTGCTCCCCTTAAACCCGTACGACAGTTATGACCTGTCAAGCGTACCACGACGTTCGCAATCCGTCAGCGCAGCCGCTCAGCGCCAGTCCGTAAAACTAAAGCGTCGAAGCTTAGAAAAACAACGCAAGATCGATGAGGACTTTAGCATCTCAAATGAGATACGCAAAATCTGTGATCAAATCCACGCCCCCTTCGTGGCCATGGAAGCAATGGCAGTCGCAGCCACCAGCGCCAGCCAGGCGCAACCTAATCAATCACCCTTTCTCAGGCGAAAGGTCGATCCGTTCACAGTGCAGTTTGATCGCTTCAAGCGTCTTTCCCTTATTGAGCGCGTGGAGGAAGTACCCGAGGAGGAGAAGCCTATCTCGACGCTACGCATTGAGTCGGAGAAGATGCCGCGCAAGTTTCTGCACGGTCCCGACCAGCTGCGCCTGGACAGCCTCTCTCTAAAGAGCACGAACTCGTACGAAAACCTCCTGATCCAGAAACAAAAGCTGGGCATGGCCACGCCACCCGCCGTTCCTGCTACTCCGCCTACCTCCTTAAAATCGAGCATCGAGCCACCGACACTGGCGCAAATTTCATCGCTAAAAACCACCCCGCCGCTGGCTGCTCTTACCGAGCACCAGCAGCACTTTCATGCCACTAGCATTCAAGCAGCACCCACtcacgcccacgcccatgcCCACTCTCAGGCACATGCTCACTCAATGGCTGGGCAGCGGCGACGCATGGAGCATCCACAATCGACGCTAGACAAAGCCGCATCCTTCCAGTCAGCGCGCACCGAGTCGCACAGCTCGGGAGCGGCAGACACAAGCTCAGCCCTGGCTCTGGCCATGGCCCATAAGACTGAGCAGTCGCAGTCGACGGCGCCAGATGCCACCCAGAAGCCGTCTGCATTTACGCGACTGACCGAAAAACCATGGCATTGTTTGGTTTCCTACGTAGACGATCTCACTGTCGGTGGGAGGCGTAACTCGCAGGGAGCTTACAATGATCCCATGACTTTTCCGAGCTACGGGGCCACAAAGGCCGCCAAGGTGCCTGACGACTGTTTTCCTCAGAAGTGCTACGATCA TTTCTACTTTCGCTGCCCCTGGTTCATGAGCTGCATGGACACGCAGAGCGCCAAGCACTGGACGCGCGTGAGGACGGCTGTCTTAACGGTTGTCGATACTCCGGCCTTTGAGTGGTTTGTGTTGGTGCTGATCTTTGCGTCAAGTATCACGCTCTGCTTCGAGGACATTAACCTGGACAAGAACAAGACGCTAAAAAGAGTGCTATACTGGATTAACTTCTCCTTCTGTCTGATTTTCGTCGTTGAAATGATCCTCAAGTGGCTGGCCCTCGGATTTTCCAAGTACTTTACCAGCTTCTGGACCATTCTTGATTTCATCATAGTGTTT GTATCAGTATTCTCGCTGCTTATTGAAGAGAATGAGAACCTTAAGGTCCTAAGATCGCTACGCACACTACGAGCTTTGCGTCCGCTGAGAGCCATCTCTCG GTGGCAAGGAATGCGGATTGTAGTAAACGCTCTCATGTATGCAATACCATCAATTTTCAATGTTCttttggtttgtttggttttttggttgaTCTTCTCAATAATGGGTGTTCAGTTCTTTGGTGGTAAATTTTTTAAGTGCGTTAATGAGATGGGCGAGCTACTGCCGATTACT GAGGTTAACGACAAGTGGGACTGCATCGAACAGAACTACACGTGGATTAACTCTAAGATTACTTTCGACCACGTGGGGATGGGCTATCTGGCCCTGCTGCAAGTGGCGACCTTCGAGGGCTGGATGGAGGTAATGGCAGACGCTGTTGATGCTCGTGGAGTGGACCTGCAACCGCAGCGGGAAGCCAACCTATATgcgtatatttattttgttatatttattgtgTGCGGATCGTTCTTCACACTGAATCTATTCATTGGAGTTATTATTGATAACTTTAACATGCTTAAGAAGAAG TATGAAGGAGGAGTGTTGGAAATGTTTCTCACCGAATCTCAAAAACACTATTACACGGCTATGAAAAAATTGGGACGAAAGAAACCACAGAAAGTTATTAAGCGACctataaatcattttttagcTATGTTTTATGATTTATCCAATTCGAGAAG GTTCGAGATCGCGATCTTTGTACTgatttttctaaatatgctTACAATGGGCATCGAGCACTACGATCAGCCTCATGCAGTCTTCTTCATTCTGGAAGTGAGCAACGCCTTTTTCACCACAGTATTTGGTCTAG AAGCCATTGTGAAGATTGTCGGTCTGCGCTACCACTACTTCACAGTGCCATGGAACGTGTTCGACTTCCTTCTGGTGCTGGCCTCCATCTTCGGGATTCTGATGGAAGACATCATGATAGACCTGCCCATTAGTCCGACGTTACTTCGGGTGGTCCGCGTCTTTCGCATTGGGCGTATATTGCGGTTGATCAAGGCCGCCAAGGGTATCAGAAAGTTGCTATTCGCTCTCGTAGTGTCCCTGCCCGCCCTCTTTAACATCGGAGCTCTGCTAGGACTGATCACCTTTATCTACGCAATTCTGGGCATGTCGCTGTTCGGAAATGTCAAGCTCCAAGGTGCCCTCGATGACATGGTGAACTTCCAGACCTTCGGGCGCAGCATGCAGTTACTGTTCCGGTTGATGACCTCAGCCGGGTGGAACGACGTCCTTGAGTCCCTGATGATACAGCCGCCCGACTGCGACCCATTTATCCATGGGCACACTAACGGAAACTGCGGTCACCCGCTTCTAGCCATTACCTACTTTACGAGCTTTATCATCATCAGCTATATGATTGTGATCAACATGTATATTGCCATTATCCTGGAAAACTTCAATCAGGCGCACCAGGAAGAGGAAATCGGTATCGTCGAGGACGATCTGGAAATGTTTTACATTCGCTGGTCAAA ATACGATCCACATGCCACCCAATTTATACACTTCTCGCAACTGTCCGATTTTATTGCCTCTCTCGATCCACCATTGGGCATCTCGAAGCCCAATAATGTCGCTTTAGTGTCATTTAATCTACCCATTTCTAGGGGTAATAAAATACACTGTCTCGACATTTTGCACGCGCTCGTTAAGCACGTGCTAGGTCATGTCGAGGAGACCGATAACTTCAAACAGTTGCAGGAACAAATGGATGTCAAGTTCAAGAAACAGTTTCCAACGCGCAAAGAATTGGAAATTGTTTCGTCGACGCGGATCTGGAAGCGCCAGGAAAAGGCGGCCAAGACCATTCAAACGGGCTGGAAGGAATATTTGCG GCGCAAGCGGGAAAAGGAACGCTCCAATTCTGGGGACAGCGCCACTCAAACTTCCAGCCCTGGCGGATGGCAATCAAAACTTTCTGCCCTAAATTTCTTCCACCTTCAG GTGAGTCGTCGAGGCACCGCCTGCTCCAGTCGAGCCTCGTCTCGAAAATCGTCGCGTGCCTCGGATGCATCCGATCTTAGCGAACTAGCTGGGCCCTGGTTGAACCTGCCTCTGATGCTCGTCTCAGGTGCCGACGAAGTAGTCAAGGATATAAAACAGCAAAACGACGAGCTGGGCAAACG CAAATCCTCTTGTATCTCCCTAAACTATGAGTCCCTGCTCGCAGACATGGTCACTGCCGTTCTCAGAAGTGGCTCGCAGCCTAGTGGCTTGAATTATCTAG CCGCAATGAACAACACGACCAACACCACCTCAAACTCCGCCTCCACCTCCGGCACGgcctcctccaccgccaccgccccaGCCACTGGGTGTGGCCCAGCAGCCACCTCCGCCTCCGACAGCGACCGACACCAGGCGGTGGGGGGTGGGTCGGCTCCTTCACGTAAGCGCGCCTCTAGTTTCATTCGCAAGAAACCGCCCCTAGAAAGAGGTTTGTCAGCACAAAGCGCTTTAAGAGTAAACAAGAACGCTTTTGTCT CTGAGGCGCCAGCCCCCGAGGTGATCGTCACCAGGCCGTCGCCGGAGCAACAGACGCATCCGCACTCGCTGAGCCTGCGTCCGGACAACGCAACCCTGGTCCACGTACTGGTACACCGCGAGAGCGAAGAGTacaaggaggaggatgagAGCAGCCCGTCCTCGAGCGGCAACGGAAATGGTTTTGGTATAGGCCTGGACATGCTTGGCAAGCAGCCGCCGCCTCAGATACGCATCACAACTGGCTCGGTAGAGAGCTCAATGGACACGTGCGCGATGCCCACTGTCCAGATCATGGTCGACAGTCCGAAGGACCCGCCACGAGGCGATTTCAGCTCAGCGGCGATTGATGATGTGGGTGCGCCAATCGATGTGAATGTCCAGGGCGATACTTCGCAGGTGTTTTACGACTATAATCCTGAGAAAGCCACCGACGACCAAGGGAATGGGCAGGACGAGACAGCGCAGTTCGAATCACTTCCAGACAGACAGAGATGA